A section of the Kluyveromyces lactis strain NRRL Y-1140 chromosome F complete sequence genome encodes:
- the RRN7 gene encoding Rrn7p (similar to uniprot|P40992 Saccharomyces cerevisiae YJL025W RRN7 involved in the transcription of 35S rRNA genes by RNA polymerase I member of yeast Pol I core factor (CF) also composed of Rrn11p Rrn6p and TATA-binding protein), protein MSTYIKGPICGVDNCRSRLWRIIDGRRTCQYGHVMEGDVEFNDDEDDVNAMGVVTRRLNLTTNATGNFQSSLSLSQSQRSTLGSNKTEKIYGKDGRLLFIKCFQYILRKQTEWLIEKENFPNSYSDLVKLIWTMHLKHIDPVLFADNNNDRLNGHDSDEAGDDDDGNNYPVSGKRNEVGRLKLSMLSSISIHYLACLHLGLPIFTNDILRWICVDGLPYFRSHHILPKEWQDKLPNYYLLILDGGKPPCELQLQHKVAQCAQIINFKTHFRSVIPAPVLLLRLTLIERLPGEFYFYSKRLLHLLYDNLEIPILTYEDNHYRRPHQYTDIKICSVFIAAVKLQLLADQQSKADNFDANFASGWLNMMKRTDENPKDKFSKAKLIFKMTYSPASSLVDSNSEIQSAANTTQYLDWIEKNLLSLEETHLESTQTLDEKIANRKLHNIIPLKASPDPSSGDIALIEDIQSGLLEFQSLYDRNANPGNYYSIFEMVDKITRDLSLHFGISHDQLRASTEHIIQNIEETM, encoded by the coding sequence ATGTCAACCTATATAAAAGGCCCAATATGTGGTGTTGACAACTGTAGGAGTCGATTATGGCGTATAATAGATGGTAGAAGGACATGTCAGTACGGTCATGTTATGGAAGGTGATGTGGAAttcaatgatgatgaggatgatgtGAATGCCATGGGTGTGGTAACTAGAAGGTTGAATCTAACTACAAATGCTACTGGCAACTTTCAGTCAAGTTTAAGTCTTTCTCAATCACAGAGGTCCACACTGGGATCAAACAAGacagaaaaaatatatgGGAAAGATGGACGGTTATTGTTCATCAAGTGTTTCCAGTATATCTTAAGAAAGCAGACTGAGTGGCTTATAGAAAAGGAgaattttccaaattcttACTCAGATCTAGTAAAACTGATATGGACTATGCATTTAAAACACATCGATCCTGTGTTATTTGCGGACAATAACAACGATCGTTTAAATGGGCATGACAGCGATGAAGCTGGCGACGATGACGACGGCAATAACTATCCAGTTTCGGGAAAAAGGAATGAAGTGGGAAGGCTGAAGTTGTCCATGCTATCCAGCATATCTATACATTATTTGGCATGTCTACATTTGGGGTTGCCAATATTTACAAACGATATTCTTCGATGGATATGCGTGGATGGATTACCGTATTTCAGATCTCACCATATACTACCGAAGGAATGGCAGGATAAACTACCAAATTACTACCTACTAATCCTTGACGGTGGGAAACCACCGTGCGAACTACAACTTCAGCATAAAGTGGCACAATGTGCCCAGATAATTAATTTTAAAACGCATTTCCGGTCCGTTATACCGGCGCCTGTACTACTACTCAGACTTACCTTGATAGAAAGACTCCCTGGGGAGTTCTACTTCTATTCTAAGCGACTACTGCACCTATTATACGACAATCTAGAAATTCCAATCCTAACATATGAGGATAATCATTACCGCAGACCGCACCAATACACCgatatcaaaatttgtAGCGTATTCATCGCGGCAGTTaaacttcaacttttggCGGACCAACAATCCAAAGCTGATAACTTCGATGCAAACTTCGCATCTGGATGGCTCaatatgatgaaaagaactGATGAAAACCCGAAGGACAAATTTTCAAAGGCCAAActtatcttcaaaatgaCATACTCACCTGCATCTTCACTAGTCGACAGCAACTCCGAGATACAATCGGCTGCCAATACGACACAGTATTTGGATTGGATAGAAAAAAATCTACtctctttggaagaaactCATCTGGAATCAACGCAAACGCTTGATGAGAAAATCGCCAACAGAAAATTGCATAACATTATCCCTTTAAAGGCATCCCCGGATCCTTCATCCGGAGATATTGCTTTAATTGAGGACATACAAAGCGGATTATTAGAATTTCAGTCGCTATATGATCGAAATGCGAATCCGGGAAACTATTACTCCATATTCGAGATGGTAGACAAGATTACCCGTGACCTTTCTCTACATTTCGGTATCAGCCATGATCAGTTGAGGGCATCCACGGAACATATCATACAAAATATCGAAGAAACTATGTAG
- the ATF2 gene encoding alcohol O-acetyltransferase (similar to uniprot|P53296 Saccharomyces cerevisiae YGR177C ATF2 Alcohol acetyltransferase may play a role in steroid detoxification forms volatile esters during fermentation which is important in brewing): MGSVCLSSKKLERGHARRAGYVEEVLLMEHRQKLYSNFVVHGELKSAASELQLAHALRALFLRYPILATTIIPEYWNEKETYYTSEAFYNKPGLAEDYVSVVDQLKLEDVIMNKQPEHSKFYNEILNQWEHDGFKYGDDLSVVVSQYTFSCWDPTKPHFRLVLLPSADDKKGARGFKDILYITNHVTSDGTSGANLLEDLSIELGKFSGTNLQQLEYLLHYGRDYEQLPKLPDPIEEKVSYGVNPSFIASFLLSQMGKKLLTKKWDQPITRPIDASPASHMAHIIKIDPTGMQKMRARVKDKLNGKATLTPFMQACWFVSCYEAGLFDDRKWNEFFINMAVPMNTRQYLPEDPEVRDRFRYGTVVGGTNFNFLISSFNITSNQQFWDLTEYYQQWFTKTREEGLATKTFGTLFADFVSKSNNLDKLIKQDMMHQRRAFALLSNVGYRPQKAQESNPFQLQDLIFSQAACEMPFVFSLCCVSTDIGGMSLTLTCCEESISQQQWHKICQVFEKNLTTL, encoded by the coding sequence ATGGGTTCGGTGTgtttatcatcaaaaaagTTAGAGCGCGGCCATGCCAGACGTGCTGGTTATGTTGAGGAAGTCTTATTGATGGAACATCGTCAAAAACTGTACTCGAATTTTGTAGTGCACGGTGAGTTGAAAAGTGCAGCTTCTGAGTTGCAATTGGCCCATGCCCTAAGGGCTTTGTTTCTAAGGTATCCGATACTTGCTACGACTATCATTCCAGAGTATTGGAACGAAAAAGAGACGTATTATACCAGTGAAGCATTTTACAATAAACCGGGACTTGCAGAGGATTACGTTAGTGTAGTAGATCAATTGAAGCTTGAAGATGTGATCATGAACAAGCAACCTGAACATTCCAAATTTTATAACGagattttgaatcaatggGAACATGATGGGTTCAAATACGGAGATGATTTGTCCGTGGTCGTCAGTCAGTACACTTTTTCATGTTGGGATCCAACGAAACCCCATTTCAGATTGGTGCTTTTGCCTTCGGCAGATGATAAGAAGGGAGCGAGGGGATTCAAGGATATTCTTTACATCACGAACCATGTTACAAGTGATGGTACTTCCGGAGCTAATTTATTGGAAGACTTATCGATCGAATTGGGTAAATTTTCTGGAACCAATTTGCAACAGTTAGAGTATCTTTTACATTATGGAAGAGACTACGAGCAATTGCCGAAGTTACCAGACCCaatcgaagaaaaagtATCTTATGGTGTCAATCCATCGTTTATTGCATCTTTCCTCTTGAGTCAAATgggaaagaaattgttgacCAAGAAATGGGACCAACCCATCACTCGTCCTATCGATGCGTCACCCGCTAGTCACATGGCTCACATTATCAAGATTGACCCAACAGGTATGCAGAAGATGAGAGCTAGAGTGAAGGACAAGTTGAATGGTAAAGCTACGTTAACGCCCTTCATGCAAGCGTGCTGGTTTGTTAGTTGCTATGAAGCTGGGTTGTTTGACGATAGAAAATGGAacgaatttttcatcaacatgGCAGTTCCTATGAACACTAGACAATATCTACCTGAAGATCCCGAAGTAAGAGATCGTTTTAGATATGGTACCGTTGTAGGAGGTaccaatttcaatttcctaatctcttcttttaatATCACAAGTAACCAACAATTCTGGGATCTAACCGAATATTACCAACAATGGTTCACGAAAACTAGAGAGGAAGGGCTAGCTACAAAAACATTCGGTACGCTTTTCGCCGATTTTGTTAGCAAATCCAATAATTTGGATAAGTTAATCAAACAAGATATGATGCATCAGAGAAGAGCATTTGCACTTTTAAGTAACGTCGGTTATCGGCCACAAAAAGCACAAGAGAGCAATCCATTCCAACTACAAGACTTGATCTTCTCCCAAGCAGCATGTGAAATGCCGTTCGTGTTTAGTTTGTGTTGTGTCTCTACAGATATCGGTGGTATGTCGCTTACCCTAACATGCTGTGAGGAATCAATCTCTCAACAGCAATGGCACAAAATTTGCCAAGTCTTCGAAAAGAACTTGACAACTTTATAA
- the ERG1 gene encoding squalene monooxygenase (highly similar to uniprot|P32476 Saccharomyces cerevisiae YGR175C ERG1 Squalene epoxidase catalyzes the epoxidation of squalene to 2 3-oxidosqualene plays an essential role in the ergosterol-biosynthesis pathway and is the specific target of the antifungal drug terbinafine): MSDSVDVKAIPKELLSASSEIVYDAIVVGCGVVGPCIATGLARKGKKVLIVERDWTMPDRIVGELMQPGGLRALRSLGMIQAINNIDAIPVTGYSVFYNGEKVSIPYPYKADTAPVEKISDLVFDGNDRVIEDKTVHVKDFEDDDRERGVGFVHGKFLQNLRDIVAKEPNVTRLQGNVIEILRSKENEVVGAKVEIPGRGKEDFKAHLTFVCDGIFSRFRKELSPDHIPSVGSSFVGMSLFHANIPSKNHGHVILGTSHMPVLVYQISSEETRILCAYNSARLPKDIKSWLTTDVKPYLPKSLLPSFDKAVEDGKFRSMPNSYLPAKQNTVTGLCVIGDALNMRHPLTGGGMAVGLNDVALLIKTVGDLDFSDRETVLDELLEYHFERKQYDSVINVLSIALYSLFAADNRNLQVLQRGCFKYFERGGDCIRLPVSFLAGVLPKPFLLTKVFFSVALYSIYVNFQERGILGSPLALLEAFAILFTAAKVFTPYLFKELIG; this comes from the coding sequence ATGAGTGATTCTGTTGACGTTAAAGCTATTCCTAAGGAGCTCCTTAGTGCTAGCTCAGAAATTGTCTATGATGCCATTGTCGTTGGATGTGGTGTCGTAGGTCCATGTATTGCAACAGGACTTGCAAGAAAGGGTAAGAAAGTGTtgattgttgaaagagattGGACTATGCCAGATCGTATTGTTGGTGAACTAATGCAACCTGGTGGTTTGCGGGCATTGAGAAGCCTCGGTATGATTCAAGCCATCAATAATATTGATGCTATCCCAGTGACTGGCTACTCTGTGTTCTACAATGGTGAGAAAGTTTCAATCCCATACCCTTACAAGGCCGATACAGCACCAGTAGAGAAAATATCGGATTTAGTCTTCGATGGTAATGATAGAGTTATTGAAGATAAAACCGTTCATGTCAAGGATTTCGAAGATGACGACAGGGAAAGAGGTGTTGGTTTCGTTCACGGTAAGTTCTTACAGAATTTAAGAGATATTGTTGCCAAAGAACCAAATGTGACCCGCCTCCAAGGTAATGTCATTGAGATCTTgagaagcaaagaaaacgAAGTAGTTGGTGCTAAGGTCGAAATCCCAGGTCGTGGTAAAGAAGACTTCAAAGCACATTTGACTTTTGTATGTGATGGTATCTTTTCTCGCTTTAGAAAAGAGCTCTCCCCAGATCATATCCCCTCTGTTGGATCCTCTTTCGTCGGTATGTCTTTGTTCCATGCAAACATTCCATCGAAGAACCATGGTCATGTTATTCTAGGTACTTCACATATGCCCGTGCTCGTATATCAAATCTCCTctgaagaaacaagaattcTATGTGCATACAATTCAGCAAGACTACCTAAAGATATAAAGTCGTGGTTGACTACTGATGTTAAACCATACTTACCTAAATCTTTGTTGCCATCGTTTGATAAAGCGGTTGAAGATGGTAAATTCAGATCAATGCCAAACTCTTACCTACCAGCAAAGCAAAATACTGTCACCGGATTATGCGTCATCGGAGATGCCTTGAATATGAGACATCCTTTGACTGGTGGTGGGATGGCTGTTGGCTTGAACGACGTTGCTCTACTAATCAAGACTGTTGGTGATTTAGATTTCTCAGACAGAGAGACTGTCCTTGATGAATTACTAGAATACCATTTCGAAAGAAAGCAATATGACAGTGTCATCAATGTACTATCCATCGCTTTATACTCATTGTTTGCTGCAGACAACAGAAACTTACAAGTATTACAAAGAGGTtgtttcaaatatttcgaAAGAGGTGGAGACTGTATTAGATTGCCAGTAAGTTTCTTGGCTGGtgttcttccaaaaccGTTCTTGTTGACCAAGGTGTTTTTCTCAGTGGCATTGTACTCCATATATGTTAACTTCCAAGAAAGAGGCATTTTGGGATCCCCTCTGGCATTATTAGAGGCATTTGCTATCCTATTTACAGCTGCAAAAGTGTTTACTCCTTACttgttcaaagaattgataGGTTAA
- the CBP4 gene encoding Cbp4p (similar to uniprot|P37267 Saccharomyces cerevisiae YGR174C CBP4 Essential for the expression and activity of ubiquinol-cytochrome c reductase ubiquinol--cytochrome-c reductase assembly factor), with protein sequence MESSGFLRWGKVFAAGGSIILTGVLLFKYTTPTDEQLLQALSPELRLQYERERNLRQAEQQELMKVVQQTMKSKDPIWKTGTVDSPWERNGTQATKDQFQRLKADQVQKEELERIRQELDKIRMESLDQTDMIVSKKSWWSLW encoded by the coding sequence ATGGAGTCTTCGGGTTTTTTACGCTGGGGTAAAGTTTTCGCTGCAGGAGGCAGTATTATATTAACTGGTGTGcttttattcaaatatacAACACCAACCGATGAGCAACTCCTTCAAGCATTATCACCGGAGTTGAGGCTACAGTATGAGAGAGAGAGGAATCTACGTCAAGCTGAGCAGCAAGAACTAATGAAAGTTGTACAGCAAACCATGAAGAGTAAAGATCCTATTTGGAAAACAGGAACGGTCGATTCACCAtgggaaagaaatggaactCAAGCCACTAAGGACCAGTTCCAAAGATTGAAGGCAGATCAAGTTCAGAAGGAAGAGTTGGAACGGATCAGACAGGAATTGGATAAGATTAGAATGGAGAGTCTGGACCAAACAGATATGATCGTTTCCAAAAAGAGCTGGTGGAGTCTGTGGTAA
- the APS3 gene encoding Aps3p (similar to uniprot|P47064 Saccharomyces cerevisiae YJL024C APS3 Small subunit of the clathrin-associated adaptor complex AP-3 which is involved in vacuolar protein sorting related to the sigma subunit of the mammalian clathrin AP-3 complex suppressor of loss of casein kinase 1 function) — translation MIHAVLIFNKKCQPRLIKFYTPVEVEKQTLLLQQVYELISQRNSQVQSSFLVTPPSLLMDSGDNEDIQIIYKNYATLYFTFIVDEQESELAILDLIQTFVEALDKCFEEVNELDLIFNWQTLESVLEEIIQGGLVIETNVRKIVSAVDELNNANESENSFTKLAGNRISEAFQAFSYSNFSAWGSHQ, via the exons ATGATTCATGCAGTATTAATAT TTAACAAGAAATGTCAACCAAGATTGATAAAATTTTATACACCTGTAGAGGTTGAAAAGCAAACGCTTTTATTACAGCAAGTATATGAACTTATATCTCAGCGTAACAGTCAGGTGCAGTCATCTTTCTTAGTAACTCCTCCATCTTTATTAATGGACTCAGGTGATAACgaagatattcaaatcaTATACAAGAACTACGCCACGTTATACTTCACATTTATAgttgatgaacaagaatcaGAACTAGCAATCTTAGATTTGATTCAAACGTTTGTAGAGGCATTGGATAAATGTTTCGAAGAAGTGAATGAGCTAGACTTAATCTTCAATTGGCAAACATTGGAAAGTGTACTTGAAGAGATTATCCAAGGTGGATTGGTGATAGAGACCAATGTAAGGAAAATCGTAAGTGCTGtagatgaattgaataacgctaatgaaagtgaaaatTCTTTCACCAAACTAGCAGGGAATCGAATCTCTGAGGCGTTCCAGGCGTTCAGTTATTCAAATTTCAGTGCTTGGGGGTCACATCAATGA
- the TIM13 gene encoding protein translocase subunit TIM13 (similar to uniprot|P53299 Saccharomyces cerevisiae YGR181W TIM13 Translocase of the inner membrane mitochondrial intermembrane space protein mediating import and insertion of polytopic inner membrane proteins Subunit of mitochondrial protein import machinery) → MALTSIFGGSSSSSGTPATSSPSDVKTQLKSQISQELAIANATELVNKVTENCFEKCLNAPYAASQDNCVDQCLAKYMRSWNAISKAYINRIQQASVNGEI, encoded by the coding sequence ATGGCTTTAACTTCGATCTTTGGTGGTagctcttcatcatctggTACCCCAGCCACATCCAGTCCTAGCGATGTCAAGACCCAACTTAAATCTCAAATCTCTCAAGAATTAGCCATCGCCAATGCTACCGAGTTAGTTAACAAAGTCACTGAGAACTGTTTTGAGAAATGTCTGAATGCTCCATATGCTGCTTCTCAAGATAACTGCGTCGACCAATGTTTGGCTAAATATATGAGAAGTTGGAATGCCATTTCAAAGGCTTACATTAACAGAATTCAGCAAGCTTCGGTTAACGGTGAAATCTAA
- the QCR9 gene encoding ubiquinol--cytochrome-c reductase subunit 9 (similar to uniprot|P22289 Saccharomyces cerevisiae YGR183C QCR9 7.3 kDa subunit 9 of the ubiquinol cytochrome c oxidoreductase complex) has product MPKTRFNKKKFSSTETRTPVLEMSFASTLYKTVFKRNSVFVGTVFASAFVFQAAFDTGVTSWYENHNKGKLWKDIKGGIMNGGEEDEEDDE; this is encoded by the exons ATGCCAAAGACAAGGTTTAATAAGAAAAAGTTCAGCTCAACAGAAACCAGAACTCCCGTTTTAGAAATG TCTTTCGCCTCTACTCTGTACAAAACTGTCTTTAAGAGAAACTCTGTTTTCGTTGGTACCGTGTTCGCCTCTGCCTTCGTTTTCCAAGCTGCCTTCGATACTGGTGTGACCTCTTGGTACGAAAACCACAACAAAGGTAAGTTATGGAAAGATATCAAGGGTGGTATCATGAACGgtggtgaagaagatgaagaagacgatgaaTAA